In Cupriavidus sp. D39, a genomic segment contains:
- a CDS encoding nucleotidyl transferase AbiEii/AbiGii toxin family protein has translation MFNREHHQRIAKLLSQLDGSFLRECDTYFGGGTAIVLSPGADEYRESVDVDFMVGSSEGYRKLREAIRENEGLQGVAAQGQRIELLRDVRTDQYGVRTFASIDGVPLKIEFVHEARIKVVGAPSPLMGVPVLSREDMYAEKLLANDDRQGDIQSMYRDIIDLGMMVEKWGSIPTAAVEKAMGAYGQAIISSFAKATEKLSSDRPLMLECLSKMKMADDLADRIPALLQAELLRLQPERERIAPPPPADELIAASPDLQQFLATTSRSVQQGNYESGQYAGRILWGNDKCCVQDLGRNTVVIHPTEHWHASPPVGTYVKVKYQHTIADWKAVDRDSDRSHTR, from the coding sequence TTGTTTAATCGAGAACATCACCAGCGGATCGCTAAACTTCTGTCCCAACTCGACGGTTCATTTTTGCGAGAATGCGATACTTATTTTGGTGGCGGAACGGCTATTGTTCTTTCTCCGGGGGCCGATGAGTATCGCGAATCGGTCGACGTAGACTTTATGGTCGGTTCCTCCGAGGGCTATCGGAAGCTTCGAGAAGCCATCCGCGAAAACGAAGGGCTCCAAGGCGTTGCCGCGCAGGGTCAAAGAATTGAATTGCTACGCGATGTGCGGACCGACCAATATGGCGTCCGGACGTTTGCATCGATCGATGGCGTTCCTCTCAAGATCGAATTCGTTCATGAGGCGCGTATCAAGGTTGTTGGGGCGCCAAGCCCCCTGATGGGCGTGCCGGTCCTCTCGCGGGAAGACATGTATGCGGAGAAATTGCTCGCCAACGACGACCGCCAAGGCGACATCCAAAGCATGTATCGGGACATCATCGACCTAGGCATGATGGTGGAGAAGTGGGGAAGTATCCCCACTGCAGCCGTCGAGAAGGCGATGGGCGCCTATGGGCAAGCCATCATTTCCTCATTCGCGAAGGCCACGGAGAAGCTCTCTAGCGATCGGCCATTGATGCTGGAGTGCCTCTCCAAGATGAAGATGGCGGATGACCTCGCGGATCGCATCCCGGCGTTGCTTCAGGCCGAGCTCCTGCGCCTCCAACCGGAGCGTGAGCGGATTGCTCCACCGCCGCCGGCGGACGAGCTCATTGCCGCGTCACCCGACCTTCAGCAGTTTCTGGCCACCACGAGCCGGAGTGTCCAGCAGGGCAATTACGAATCCGGCCAATATGCGGGTCGCATCCTGTGGGGCAATGACAAGTGCTGCGTCCAGGATCTCGGACGCAACACCGTCGTTATCCACCCCACAGAGCATTGGCATGCTTCCCCGCCAGTTGGCACCTATGTCAAGGTGAAATACCAACACACCATTGCCGATTGGAAGGCAGTCGACCGGGACTCGGACCGCTCCCACACTCGCTAG
- a CDS encoding DUF5677 domain-containing protein: MIPNGAFEQEGFAGDGGASLRLGQRERYEELFAFADECSRLTMKVAALLPDATTKRQLVVSLFFARCTSHYQAAMNLAEGGMTVESLVLSRGLVETFFVLAAIAEDAVTPGELVGHDNASRVKHANALLKLKQVSERCAAQRNTNGVRYSERWALSD, translated from the coding sequence ATGATCCCAAACGGGGCTTTCGAGCAAGAGGGTTTCGCTGGCGACGGCGGTGCTAGCCTTCGACTTGGCCAACGTGAAAGGTACGAAGAGCTGTTTGCATTCGCCGACGAATGTTCGCGTCTCACGATGAAAGTGGCAGCCCTCTTGCCGGACGCGACGACGAAGCGGCAATTGGTCGTCAGCCTATTTTTTGCTCGGTGCACGTCGCATTACCAAGCCGCTATGAACCTCGCGGAAGGCGGCATGACCGTTGAGTCCCTCGTACTTTCACGAGGGCTTGTCGAGACCTTTTTCGTCCTGGCCGCAATAGCCGAAGATGCCGTGACGCCAGGGGAGTTAGTCGGCCACGACAACGCGTCGCGCGTAAAGCACGCGAATGCACTGCTCAAGCTCAAGCAAGTATCCGAACGTTGCGCCGCTCAAAGAAACACTAACGGAGTTCGTTACTCAGAACGCTGGGCTCTCAGCGATTGA
- a CDS encoding DUF2188 domain-containing protein, translating into MTTANVHVVPHGDGWDVKLACASSHHSEQSEAVAAGTELARREKVELLVHGRDGQFRMRNSYGNDPRNVPG; encoded by the coding sequence ATGACCACCGCAAATGTTCATGTCGTGCCGCACGGCGACGGCTGGGACGTAAAACTCGCGTGCGCGAGCTCGCACCACTCAGAGCAGTCCGAGGCGGTCGCTGCGGGCACCGAATTGGCCAGGCGCGAAAAGGTCGAGTTGCTGGTGCACGGACGCGACGGTCAGTTCCGCATGCGCAACAGCTATGGGAACGACCCGCGCAACGTGCCGGGCTAA
- a CDS encoding DUF7673 family protein: MTDPRPARHAITNHVPVHLVQAFHQAVDEFFAQARSSNTAGQRAAEVRAQDHDRGLDSLVHLLELTESDTDQASIVAGFLAGLYNGRDFPFDLTDLRRLDEDLFEHCLAVLRLDNSAKAEVHNYFPDGQARFQRMIADWNLNNLPPPEPAPVEGARYQVKYETHGNAPGYRDVTLYVSFTDDPDRQRPVALCFSAQDGEEIGRAIVGIHRRAWRDTEGPIDKREGEKRPLWIDRDTY; the protein is encoded by the coding sequence ATGACAGATCCTCGCCCCGCGCGACATGCCATCACCAATCATGTGCCGGTGCATCTGGTGCAAGCGTTCCACCAGGCGGTGGACGAGTTCTTCGCGCAGGCGCGCAGCAGCAATACCGCTGGCCAGCGTGCCGCCGAGGTGCGCGCGCAGGATCACGATCGGGGCCTCGATTCCCTGGTCCATTTGCTGGAGTTGACCGAGTCCGACACGGATCAGGCCAGCATTGTTGCGGGCTTCCTCGCTGGCCTCTACAACGGGCGGGACTTCCCGTTCGATTTGACGGACCTTCGCCGGCTAGACGAAGACCTCTTCGAGCATTGCCTTGCCGTGCTTCGGCTCGACAACAGCGCGAAGGCGGAAGTGCACAACTACTTCCCCGACGGCCAAGCCCGATTCCAGCGGATGATTGCGGACTGGAATCTCAACAATCTGCCACCGCCCGAACCCGCGCCGGTTGAGGGGGCGCGGTACCAAGTCAAGTACGAAACACACGGCAATGCTCCTGGCTACCGTGACGTCACCTTGTACGTGTCCTTCACGGACGATCCCGATCGGCAGCGCCCGGTTGCGCTTTGCTTCTCCGCGCAGGACGGCGAGGAGATTGGGCGGGCCATCGTCGGCATTCATCGCCGAGCATGGCGCGACACCGAAGGGCCGATCGACAAGCGCGAAGGCGAGAAGCGCCCCTTGTGGATTGACCGTGATACCTACTGA
- a CDS encoding phage integrase family protein, whose protein sequence is MPVEFIAGRWLATDPDDVLEPRAALALLHTLRDALVQRARQHGRDDLAEAASLPGRSGKGMDRAIEAVRELENLSTPAPRPEHGVGLWLAAPLARRLQAASIRTLGELTALCNQRGSAWWRRVPRVGPLAAARIVRVLERYSASLGPLSAHVTGVPPAGPLAPAQLRVDGGTALPLEAMRLPRELDGSKGVNRAPLERCMIGARDDYQAIQTWLSLWPTESQTYRAYRKEAERFLGWVILERGKAFADALTDDCIAYRAFLADPQPAARWCGPRAAREIQVAGTSMHNPAWRPFLGPLAPRSRAFSETVLNSLCAWLVDRRYLAANPWAGVPLQRVAKPSMHVEKAIAMPVWEVMSSWLDAEAFASARGRLLRAAVLLLRETGMRCDEAAGAVRMNLVPLANTSQGGKLQAVWGELNIVGKGGRERFVPISQRLRGALEEHWADLANADSPLSDDHLIAPLVVPNTPRARAKATEGRQGYSARGLRQLIEETSDRFLSHITSESPELLAEMTRIYPHAFRHAFGAHGLAAGMGINVVQGYLGHASIATTTLYSTADRDRRLHDVEKFYRTK, encoded by the coding sequence ATGCCGGTCGAATTCATCGCGGGCCGCTGGCTGGCTACCGATCCGGACGACGTGCTCGAGCCGCGCGCAGCGCTCGCTCTGCTGCATACCCTCCGGGACGCCCTGGTACAACGCGCACGTCAGCATGGCAGGGACGACCTCGCGGAGGCTGCAAGTCTGCCTGGGCGCTCAGGAAAGGGCATGGACCGCGCTATTGAGGCTGTCCGAGAGCTTGAGAACCTCTCGACGCCTGCACCGCGGCCCGAGCATGGGGTCGGCCTGTGGCTCGCCGCCCCATTGGCTCGCCGCCTGCAGGCGGCCAGCATCCGTACCCTCGGGGAACTCACTGCACTGTGCAATCAGCGTGGAAGCGCCTGGTGGCGGCGCGTGCCGCGAGTGGGGCCATTGGCAGCCGCGCGCATAGTAAGAGTGCTGGAGCGGTACAGTGCAAGTTTAGGGCCGCTTAGCGCCCATGTCACAGGCGTACCGCCGGCGGGGCCATTGGCACCTGCTCAATTGCGCGTGGATGGTGGTACCGCACTTCCCCTCGAGGCGATGCGATTGCCACGCGAACTCGACGGGTCCAAAGGCGTGAATCGCGCGCCTCTCGAGCGCTGCATGATTGGCGCCCGTGATGATTACCAGGCAATCCAGACCTGGCTTTCCCTTTGGCCTACGGAATCGCAAACCTATCGCGCCTATCGCAAAGAGGCAGAGAGATTCCTTGGCTGGGTCATCCTTGAACGGGGGAAAGCCTTCGCCGACGCGCTCACGGATGACTGCATTGCCTACCGCGCCTTCTTGGCCGATCCGCAGCCCGCAGCACGCTGGTGCGGGCCCCGCGCGGCACGAGAGATCCAGGTGGCCGGCACATCGATGCATAACCCGGCGTGGCGTCCTTTTCTGGGGCCGTTGGCGCCTCGCAGCCGAGCCTTCAGCGAAACGGTGCTCAATTCACTCTGCGCGTGGCTCGTGGACCGGCGCTATCTCGCCGCAAATCCTTGGGCCGGCGTGCCACTACAGCGCGTGGCCAAGCCTTCTATGCACGTTGAGAAGGCCATCGCCATGCCTGTCTGGGAGGTGATGAGCTCATGGTTAGATGCCGAGGCCTTCGCCAGCGCGCGCGGTCGCCTACTGCGTGCTGCCGTACTTCTTCTTCGTGAGACGGGCATGCGCTGCGACGAAGCTGCAGGAGCAGTGCGGATGAACCTCGTCCCGTTAGCTAACACGTCCCAAGGCGGAAAGCTGCAAGCGGTTTGGGGAGAACTAAACATCGTGGGCAAGGGCGGTCGTGAGCGCTTCGTGCCAATCAGTCAGCGACTCCGCGGTGCCTTAGAAGAGCACTGGGCAGACCTAGCGAACGCGGATAGCCCGCTATCCGATGATCACTTGATTGCGCCGCTAGTCGTGCCTAATACCCCACGAGCTCGAGCCAAAGCTACCGAGGGTCGGCAGGGCTATAGTGCACGAGGCCTGCGCCAGCTGATCGAGGAAACGTCAGACCGGTTTCTATCACACATCACCAGCGAAAGCCCGGAGTTGCTCGCGGAAATGACGCGGATTTATCCGCATGCATTCAGGCATGCCTTCGGCGCACACGGCCTCGCCGCCGGCATGGGCATCAATGTCGTGCAGGGGTATCTAGGACATGCCTCCATCGCAACCACGACGCTGTACAGCACGGCGGACCGCGATCGTAGGCTTCACGACGTAGAGAAATTCTACCGGACCAAGTAG
- a CDS encoding site-2 protease family protein, whose protein sequence is MMEALFSVDALWFTAFSFYDATRAQWSVVAGWLLLNLVMHELGHAGASLAFGRPVEAVRLGARPVLLRIRSRRVGEWRIGLPLPNGATYYDDAVTLARWRAWLCTAAGPGANLALAAGAMFAHAFSPSILTFACFWIAFSAAIEGLVPLHGNADGTKLWRGALRGVGLACGWLMFRFRTTKL, encoded by the coding sequence ATGATGGAAGCCCTCTTCAGCGTCGACGCGTTGTGGTTCACCGCCTTCAGTTTCTACGACGCGACGCGAGCACAGTGGTCCGTGGTGGCGGGATGGCTGCTCCTCAACCTGGTCATGCACGAACTCGGGCACGCCGGCGCAAGCCTTGCCTTTGGGCGCCCCGTTGAGGCGGTCCGTCTCGGCGCGCGACCGGTCCTATTGCGCATCCGTTCTCGACGCGTTGGTGAATGGCGCATCGGGCTGCCTCTGCCCAATGGCGCGACCTACTATGACGATGCGGTGACGCTGGCACGTTGGCGCGCGTGGCTGTGCACGGCGGCCGGACCCGGCGCGAATCTGGCGCTGGCCGCTGGTGCGATGTTCGCGCATGCGTTTTCCCCGAGCATCCTCACATTCGCCTGCTTCTGGATCGCCTTTAGCGCGGCAATCGAGGGGCTGGTGCCGCTCCACGGCAATGCCGACGGCACGAAGCTTTGGCGTGGCGCGCTGCGCGGTGTGGGCTTAGCCTGCGGCTGGCTGATGTTCCGATTTAGGACTACCAAGCTATGA